A region of Corynebacterium glucuronolyticum DSM 44120 DNA encodes the following proteins:
- a CDS encoding FecCD family ABC transporter permease has translation MSSDFLATRLRSRRPSCTAGTATGTSDLAGGTKPLRTFPVSSREDRTKRTIATLIAASVVVAIASLFVGSRSIPAAEVLEALRGASKQELGSIIWDLRVPRTLLAFAVGSSLAVAGVLAQAWTRNPLADPGFIGITSGASFAVAFGSVVGVVTNVGSAASCALVGAALAAGLVMFIARRAPDPITLLLVGVGVDATLRSGTVLIGLFDTDVLDSMRHWVVGSTFGRGLSEIVLAWTGLVVGFVLALIAARPLDLLAFGDDASQALGGSPRLARLLSALGVVLLAGSATAAAGPVVFVGFAAPHVMRVVLGPQVTRLILPAALTGGIMVLAADIVGRLVLRPGELEMSIVIAILGAPLMIAVVRRRSSWQKAGSMQ, from the coding sequence ATGTCATCTGATTTCCTCGCCACTCGTTTGCGCTCTCGCCGACCTAGCTGTACGGCTGGCACGGCTACCGGAACATCCGACCTTGCTGGCGGTACAAAACCACTTCGTACCTTCCCCGTCAGCTCCCGTGAAGACCGTACGAAGCGCACCATTGCCACCCTCATCGCGGCCAGCGTCGTCGTGGCAATCGCATCCCTCTTCGTAGGCTCGCGCTCCATTCCGGCCGCCGAGGTGCTCGAGGCTCTCCGCGGCGCCAGCAAGCAAGAGCTTGGCAGCATCATTTGGGACCTGCGCGTCCCTCGCACGCTTCTAGCCTTCGCAGTCGGGTCGTCCCTGGCCGTTGCTGGGGTACTCGCCCAGGCGTGGACGCGCAACCCGCTGGCCGATCCGGGCTTCATCGGCATCACCTCAGGGGCCTCGTTCGCCGTGGCCTTTGGATCTGTTGTCGGGGTGGTTACCAACGTGGGCAGTGCCGCATCGTGCGCGCTGGTCGGTGCCGCACTCGCAGCCGGACTGGTTATGTTCATTGCGCGCCGTGCCCCTGATCCCATAACGCTCCTCTTGGTGGGCGTGGGCGTGGATGCTACCTTGCGCTCCGGCACCGTCCTCATCGGCCTGTTCGACACCGACGTCCTCGATAGCATGCGCCACTGGGTCGTGGGCTCCACCTTCGGCCGTGGCCTCAGTGAAATAGTGCTGGCTTGGACGGGCCTGGTAGTCGGCTTTGTGCTTGCTTTGATTGCCGCCCGACCATTGGATCTATTGGCCTTTGGTGATGACGCCTCCCAAGCTCTCGGTGGCTCACCCCGCCTTGCGCGACTGCTCTCAGCGCTCGGGGTGGTCCTGCTCGCGGGCAGCGCGACGGCGGCGGCAGGCCCGGTCGTTTTCGTCGGCTTCGCCGCCCCGCACGTGATGCGCGTGGTGCTGGGTCCGCAGGTAACCCGGCTGATACTTCCGGCGGCGCTGACCGGGGGAATCATGGTGCTCGCTGCGGATATTGTGGGTCGGTTGGTACTGCGTCCGGGGGAGTTAGAGATGTCTATCGTTATCGCCATCCTGGGTGCGCCGCTGATGATTGCTGTGGTGCGCAGGCGTTCGAGTTGGCAGAAAGCGGGGAGCATGCAGTGA
- the recF gene encoding DNA replication/repair protein RecF (All proteins in this family for which functions are known are DNA-binding proteins that assist the filamentation of RecA onto DNA for the initiation of recombination or recombinational repair.) has protein sequence MFVRHLTLKDFRSWPELDLELGPGVTVFTGANGFGKTNIVESIYYLANLSSHRVKHDAPLVRAGADAAQLAATVVSGGRELVVRMTVKPHAANLAQLNRTRLRHPRELLGGVRCVLFSPEDLHLVTGEPEGRRRLIDSVISQETPRFSATKAEYERVLKQRNALLKQAKANFYPSMHGMLDVWDSQLASLGAELVTARSALIARLHPLVEAAYLEIAPHSRPPAISYLTRDQGETTAETEALLLTSLAEIRPREIDAGRTLIGPHKDDLGLYLGEAPAKGFASHGETWSFAIALKIAVFRLFSTGGHIPILILDDVFAELDNPRRQALTSMIRSAEQVLITTAVPTDIPTDLTHTDHTVLLKDGDSFLDVSDDE, from the coding sequence ATGTTTGTTCGCCACCTGACCCTGAAGGATTTCCGCAGCTGGCCGGAGCTCGACCTGGAGCTCGGGCCGGGGGTGACGGTGTTCACCGGCGCCAACGGGTTCGGCAAAACGAACATCGTCGAGTCGATCTACTACCTGGCTAATCTCTCCTCCCACCGCGTCAAACACGATGCCCCCTTGGTGCGCGCCGGCGCGGATGCCGCCCAGCTCGCGGCCACCGTCGTCTCCGGCGGGCGGGAGCTCGTCGTCCGCATGACGGTGAAACCCCACGCCGCCAACCTCGCGCAGCTCAACCGCACTCGTCTGCGCCACCCGCGCGAGCTCCTCGGCGGTGTCCGCTGCGTCCTCTTCTCCCCGGAGGACCTCCACCTCGTCACCGGCGAACCCGAGGGGCGCCGCCGCCTCATCGATTCTGTCATTTCGCAGGAAACCCCGCGTTTTTCCGCCACCAAGGCGGAGTACGAGCGCGTCCTCAAGCAGCGCAACGCCCTCCTCAAGCAGGCGAAAGCTAATTTTTATCCGTCTATGCACGGCATGCTCGATGTCTGGGACAGCCAGCTCGCCTCGCTTGGCGCCGAACTCGTCACCGCCCGCTCCGCCCTCATCGCTCGCCTGCACCCCCTCGTGGAAGCCGCCTACCTGGAGATTGCCCCGCATTCCCGTCCCCCGGCGATCTCCTATCTCACCCGTGACCAGGGGGAAACCACCGCGGAGACGGAGGCGCTGCTGCTCACCTCGCTGGCGGAGATCCGCCCCCGCGAGATCGATGCGGGCCGCACCCTCATCGGCCCCCACAAGGATGACCTGGGGCTTTATCTCGGTGAAGCCCCCGCCAAGGGGTTTGCCTCCCACGGTGAGACGTGGTCTTTTGCCATCGCCCTGAAAATCGCCGTCTTCCGGCTGTTTTCCACCGGTGGCCACATCCCGATCCTCATCCTCGATGATGTTTTCGCCGAGCTTGATAACCCCCGTCGACAAGCGCTGACCTCGATGATCCGCAGTGCCGAGCAGGTCCTCATCACCACCGCTGTCCCCACCGATATCCCCACCGACCTTACCCACACGGACCACACCGTGCTCCTCAAAGATGGGGATTCCTTCCTGGACGTGAGCGACGATGAGTGA
- the dnaA gene encoding chromosomal replication initiator protein DnaA, whose product MTDLSSSPEQLWRDVLTTLTTREKEPDFPFAPISQSNRSYLRLTRPLAVVQGHLLLSTPHKLAKRALEGETGQAVALVWEEVTGTPINLAISVDPSLVDDSLPPTSTPETAPSVTPPRVRVTRPRPPEPAPEPTPVPAVPPNYTPSTQPKQAPSANSTLNPKHTFESFVIGKSNQFSQAAAFAVAESPAEAYNPLYIWGGSGLGKTHLLHATGNYALQLHPGIRVMYVSSEEFTNDYINSVRDDKQESFKHRYRNLDILMVDDIQFLEGKEGTQEEFFHTFNALHQANKQIILSSDRPPQNLVTLEDRLRTRFQAGLITDIQPPDLETRIAILEKKAIAEHVQVDRDSLTEIATPFPGSIRSLEGALIRVTAFASLTHRQITPDLVREALSDLIGTEQNVEITPTDIIAETARFFNLPVSQLRGKTKTRPVSHARQLAMYLCREFTSLSLPKIGAEFGKDHTTVMYAERKIGKEMSKDRDTYDQVQQLAQNIKQAASRPAQQQ is encoded by the coding sequence GTGACAGACCTTTCCTCCTCCCCGGAACAACTCTGGCGGGACGTCCTCACCACCCTGACCACCCGCGAAAAGGAACCCGATTTCCCGTTCGCGCCGATTTCCCAATCCAACCGCAGCTACCTGCGCCTCACGCGCCCGCTCGCCGTCGTCCAGGGCCACCTCCTCCTCTCCACCCCGCATAAGCTGGCCAAACGCGCGCTCGAAGGCGAAACGGGCCAGGCGGTCGCACTCGTCTGGGAGGAGGTCACCGGCACCCCGATCAACCTCGCTATCAGTGTCGATCCTTCGCTTGTCGACGACTCCCTCCCCCCGACCTCTACTCCCGAGACCGCTCCGTCGGTCACCCCTCCACGCGTCCGCGTCACTCGTCCCCGCCCCCCAGAGCCGGCACCCGAGCCCACTCCCGTGCCTGCGGTTCCCCCGAATTACACCCCATCCACCCAGCCAAAACAGGCGCCCTCGGCCAATTCCACGCTGAACCCGAAGCACACCTTCGAGTCCTTCGTCATCGGCAAGTCCAACCAGTTTTCGCAGGCCGCAGCCTTCGCCGTGGCGGAGTCCCCGGCCGAGGCCTACAACCCGCTGTATATCTGGGGCGGTTCGGGGCTGGGCAAAACCCACCTCCTGCACGCGACGGGCAATTACGCGCTGCAGCTACATCCGGGGATCCGCGTCATGTACGTCTCCAGTGAGGAATTCACCAATGACTACATCAACTCGGTCCGCGATGATAAGCAGGAATCCTTCAAGCACCGCTACCGCAACCTGGACATCCTCATGGTTGACGATATCCAGTTCTTGGAGGGCAAGGAGGGCACCCAGGAGGAGTTCTTCCACACCTTTAACGCCCTCCACCAGGCCAATAAGCAGATCATCCTGTCCTCCGACCGGCCGCCGCAAAACCTCGTAACCTTGGAGGATCGCCTCCGCACCCGTTTCCAGGCCGGCCTCATCACGGATATTCAGCCGCCGGATCTGGAAACGCGCATCGCCATCCTGGAAAAGAAGGCCATCGCCGAGCACGTCCAGGTGGATCGCGATTCCCTGACGGAGATCGCCACCCCCTTCCCGGGCTCGATCCGGTCTCTCGAGGGGGCGCTTATCCGCGTCACCGCCTTCGCCTCCCTCACCCACCGGCAGATCACCCCTGACCTGGTGCGCGAGGCCCTGTCGGATCTCATCGGCACGGAGCAGAACGTGGAGATCACGCCGACGGACATCATCGCCGAGACGGCCCGCTTCTTCAACCTCCCCGTCAGTCAGTTGCGCGGGAAGACGAAGACGCGCCCCGTCTCGCACGCCCGCCAGCTCGCCATGTACCTGTGCCGCGAGTTCACCTCCCTGTCCCTGCCCAAGATCGGCGCCGAGTTCGGCAAGGATCACACGACGGTCATGTACGCCGAGCGCAAGATCGGCAAGGAGATGTCCAAGGATCGCGACACCTATGACCAGGTGCAACAGCTCGCCCAAAACATCAAGCAGGCGGCCTCCCGCCCCGCCCAGCAGCAATAA
- a CDS encoding amidohydrolase family protein, whose product MREHVDAALKELEWIENSGQVCGTGLPTLLAQQPYLSDSSLDPVWSFLDEHAMVVNIHPTGCGVNSPWLLRHKLEWVNGAPVEDATATLELLKADIPCRFPRITFHVAHLGGDLPMLAQRIEDNYEDWDAFPASPNESLRKFFFDAANFHEPSLALAAETFGVSQLMGGSDFPYFQEEKYVRAFDYVRTSRFTDEEKK is encoded by the coding sequence ATACGCGAACACGTCGACGCGGCGTTGAAGGAGTTGGAGTGGATCGAAAATTCCGGTCAGGTCTGTGGCACCGGCTTGCCCACGTTGCTGGCGCAGCAGCCCTATCTGTCGGATTCCTCCCTCGACCCGGTCTGGAGCTTCCTCGATGAACACGCCATGGTGGTCAATATTCACCCGACTGGCTGCGGTGTTAATTCGCCGTGGTTGCTCCGCCACAAGCTGGAGTGGGTCAACGGTGCGCCTGTCGAGGATGCGACGGCTACGTTGGAGCTCCTGAAGGCCGATATACCGTGCCGTTTCCCACGCATCACGTTCCACGTCGCGCACCTGGGCGGCGATCTCCCCATGCTGGCGCAGCGCATCGAGGATAACTACGAGGACTGGGACGCCTTCCCGGCCTCGCCGAACGAGTCCCTGCGGAAGTTCTTTTTCGACGCCGCCAACTTCCACGAGCCGTCGTTGGCCCTGGCCGCGGAGACCTTCGGCGTCTCGCAGCTGATGGGTGGTTCCGATTTCCCGTATTTCCAGGAGGAGAAGTACGTCCGCGCCTTCGACTATGTGCGGACCTCCCGCTTCACCGACGAGGAGAAGAAGTAG
- the gyrB gene encoding DNA topoisomerase (ATP-hydrolyzing) subunit B, whose amino-acid sequence MSPEHHDYDATSITVLEGLEAVRKRPGMYIGSTGRRGLHHLVWEVVDNSIDEALAGFADKVDVVLHEDGSVEVTDNGRGIPVEMHQTGRPTVEVVMTQLHAGGKFNNDSYKVSGGLHGVGISVVNALSTRVEADIKRDGYHWYQRFNNQVPDDLEKGGKARGTGTRIRFWPDAEIFETVEFNYKTISDRLQQMAFLNKGVYIKLTDKRKHIIAEEEKPSLEADESLLEADSLSLDEVDEKLAEKPQAEEPEIPSERSVVFHYPDGLIDYVKFLNKKKTALHPTIVGFQDSEDDLALEVALQWNTSYKENVFTFANTIATVEGGTHEEGFRAALTTIMNKYARDHKLMKEKDPKLTGDDCREGLSAVVSVKVGDPQFEGQTKTKLGNTNVKSFVQRVVNTHLTHWFEANPAEAKIIVQKASSSAQARLAARKARELVRRKSPTDMGGLPGKLADCRSKDPEKSELYIVEGDSAGGSAKAGRDSMFQAILPLRGKILNVEKARLDRAFKNAEIQAIITALGTGVHDEFDISKLRYHKIVLMADADVDGQHIATLLLTLLFRFMPALIEEGHVYLANPPLYKLKWQKGDPGFAYSDQERDDLLAEGLEAGRKINTDDGIQRYKGLGEMNASELWETTLDPDFRTLRRVDLEDAERADELFSILMGDDVVARRTFITRNAKDVRFLDV is encoded by the coding sequence TTGAGCCCAGAACATCACGATTACGACGCAACGTCGATTACCGTGCTGGAGGGCTTGGAAGCTGTCCGCAAGCGCCCCGGCATGTACATCGGTTCCACCGGTAGACGTGGCCTGCACCACCTGGTGTGGGAGGTTGTCGATAACTCTATCGACGAGGCCCTGGCCGGCTTCGCTGACAAGGTGGATGTCGTACTCCATGAGGATGGCAGCGTCGAGGTGACGGATAACGGTCGTGGCATCCCCGTGGAGATGCACCAGACCGGTCGGCCGACGGTCGAGGTCGTCATGACGCAGCTGCACGCCGGCGGCAAGTTTAACAATGATTCCTACAAGGTCTCCGGCGGCCTGCACGGCGTGGGTATTTCCGTGGTGAACGCCCTGTCCACCCGCGTTGAGGCGGACATTAAGCGCGACGGTTACCACTGGTATCAGCGTTTTAATAACCAGGTTCCGGATGATCTGGAAAAGGGTGGCAAGGCCCGCGGCACCGGCACCCGCATCCGCTTCTGGCCGGATGCGGAAATCTTTGAGACGGTCGAGTTCAACTACAAGACGATCTCCGACCGCCTGCAGCAGATGGCCTTCCTCAACAAAGGCGTCTACATCAAGCTGACGGATAAGCGTAAGCACATCATTGCCGAGGAAGAAAAGCCCTCCCTCGAAGCCGATGAGTCGCTGCTCGAGGCAGACAGCCTCTCCCTCGACGAGGTTGACGAGAAGCTTGCGGAGAAGCCGCAAGCTGAGGAACCGGAGATACCATCCGAGCGCTCCGTTGTCTTCCACTACCCGGATGGCCTCATCGATTACGTCAAGTTCCTGAATAAGAAGAAGACGGCTCTCCACCCCACCATCGTCGGTTTCCAGGATTCCGAGGATGACCTGGCCCTGGAGGTCGCCCTGCAGTGGAACACCTCCTACAAGGAGAACGTCTTCACCTTCGCCAACACCATCGCCACGGTCGAGGGCGGCACGCACGAGGAAGGCTTCCGCGCCGCGCTGACCACGATCATGAACAAGTACGCGCGCGATCACAAGCTGATGAAGGAGAAGGATCCGAAGCTTACCGGCGACGATTGCCGCGAGGGGCTGTCCGCCGTCGTCTCCGTCAAGGTCGGCGATCCGCAGTTCGAGGGCCAGACTAAGACCAAGCTGGGTAACACCAACGTCAAGTCTTTCGTACAGCGTGTGGTCAATACCCACCTCACGCACTGGTTCGAGGCGAACCCCGCCGAGGCCAAGATCATCGTCCAAAAGGCCAGCTCTTCGGCCCAGGCCCGCCTCGCCGCCCGGAAGGCCCGCGAGCTCGTCCGCCGCAAGTCGCCGACAGACATGGGCGGACTGCCCGGCAAGCTTGCCGATTGCCGCTCCAAGGACCCGGAGAAATCCGAGCTCTACATCGTGGAGGGCGACTCCGCAGGCGGTTCCGCCAAGGCCGGCCGTGACTCCATGTTCCAGGCGATCCTCCCGCTGCGTGGCAAGATCCTCAACGTCGAGAAGGCCCGCCTTGATCGCGCTTTCAAGAACGCGGAGATCCAGGCGATCATCACTGCGCTCGGCACGGGCGTCCACGACGAGTTTGATATTTCCAAGCTCCGTTACCACAAGATTGTCCTCATGGCCGATGCCGATGTTGACGGCCAGCACATTGCAACGCTGCTGCTCACCCTCCTTTTCCGCTTCATGCCCGCGCTTATCGAGGAAGGCCACGTCTACCTCGCTAACCCGCCGTTGTACAAGCTCAAGTGGCAGAAGGGCGACCCCGGCTTCGCCTACTCCGACCAGGAGCGCGACGATCTCCTCGCGGAAGGCCTCGAGGCCGGCCGCAAGATCAACACCGACGACGGCATCCAGCGCTACAAGGGCCTGGGCGAGATGAACGCCTCCGAGCTCTGGGAAACCACCCTCGACCCGGATTTCCGCACCCTCCGCCGCGTCGACCTTGAAGACGCCGAGCGTGCCGACGAGCTCTTCTCCATCCTCATGGGTGACGACGTCGTTGCCCGCCGCACCTTCATCACCCGCAACGCGAAGGACGTCCGCTTCCTGGACGTCTAA
- a CDS encoding DciA family protein: MGKVYKKVEAPPEKKPRRRIPTGKDGRRLITPRKVENLHSILGREIRKQGWQKPLASGWIMGQWAEIVGADIANHTKIEMVKDTTLFITCDSTAWATNLRLMQRRILQTIADMIGPNIITQLKIFGPKPPSWRKGRLHVKGRGPRDTYG; this comes from the coding sequence ATGGGCAAGGTGTACAAAAAGGTCGAGGCTCCGCCGGAGAAGAAACCGCGCCGCCGCATCCCCACGGGCAAGGATGGCCGCCGCCTCATCACACCCCGCAAGGTGGAGAACCTCCATTCCATCCTCGGCCGCGAGATCCGTAAGCAGGGCTGGCAAAAGCCGCTGGCCTCGGGCTGGATCATGGGCCAGTGGGCGGAGATTGTCGGCGCTGATATCGCCAATCACACGAAAATAGAGATGGTGAAGGATACAACGCTCTTCATCACGTGTGATTCCACAGCGTGGGCCACAAATTTACGCCTCATGCAGCGCCGCATCCTGCAGACCATCGCCGATATGATCGGTCCTAACATCATCACGCAGCTAAAGATTTTCGGGCCAAAACCACCGAGCTGGCGCAAGGGTCGCCTTCACGTCAAGGGTCGCGGTCCGAGAGATACGTATGGCTAA
- the dnaN gene encoding DNA polymerase III subunit beta: MESHAVAFRVAQDDFADAVSWVAHNLPTRPVQPVLRGLVITATDDGLELAGFDYEVSTKVRLNAQVLQNGRLAVAGKLISDITSSLAAGTVEVETDETHSKVLLSCGKAKFELPIIPLDEYPSLPAMPETAGRVDPHQFTEAVSQVATAAGKDDALPMLTGIHVDIEGSDLIMAATDRFRLAVRHLEWEPSRELEKSSLLIPARTLLDTAKSMDNGLNKPLEVALGNGLIGMVTENRQTTTRLLDAEFPNYNPLLPKTHNYIATCDVDELLKALRRVSLVADKSGQIRMTFSAGQVSLTAANSESGAAEEVLPAAFQGIEDSLVIAFNPAYLRDGLNVMRSKRVMFGFTDSNRSAILTPEPEELPEAAADGSFASPHSAVTYLLMPVRLPG, translated from the coding sequence ATGGAATCGCACGCTGTCGCCTTCCGTGTAGCCCAGGACGATTTCGCAGACGCAGTGAGCTGGGTCGCCCACAACCTGCCCACCCGCCCCGTGCAGCCGGTGCTCCGCGGTCTTGTCATTACGGCTACCGATGACGGCCTGGAGCTGGCGGGCTTCGATTACGAGGTGTCCACCAAGGTTCGCCTCAACGCCCAGGTCTTACAAAACGGCAGGCTCGCCGTCGCCGGCAAGCTGATTAGCGATATCACCTCTTCGCTGGCGGCGGGCACGGTCGAGGTCGAGACGGACGAGACGCATTCCAAGGTGCTGTTGTCCTGCGGGAAGGCGAAGTTTGAGCTGCCGATCATCCCGCTCGATGAGTACCCCTCCCTGCCGGCGATGCCGGAGACGGCCGGTCGCGTGGATCCGCACCAGTTCACGGAGGCCGTCAGCCAGGTCGCCACGGCCGCAGGCAAGGACGATGCGCTTCCCATGCTTACAGGTATTCACGTCGATATCGAGGGCTCGGACCTCATCATGGCCGCCACGGACCGGTTCCGCCTGGCGGTGCGCCACCTGGAGTGGGAACCGTCCCGTGAGCTGGAGAAATCCAGCCTTTTGATCCCCGCGCGCACCCTCCTGGATACGGCAAAATCCATGGATAATGGCCTGAATAAGCCGTTGGAGGTTGCCTTGGGTAACGGTCTCATCGGCATGGTCACCGAGAATCGTCAGACCACCACCCGGCTTCTCGACGCTGAATTCCCCAACTACAACCCCCTCCTCCCCAAGACCCATAATTACATCGCTACCTGCGACGTCGACGAACTTCTCAAGGCCCTGCGCCGCGTCTCCCTCGTCGCCGACAAGTCCGGCCAGATCCGCATGACCTTCTCCGCGGGCCAGGTCTCTCTCACCGCCGCGAACTCCGAAAGCGGCGCCGCCGAGGAGGTCCTCCCCGCCGCCTTCCAGGGTATCGAGGATTCCCTCGTCATCGCCTTCAACCCCGCCTACCTGCGCGATGGCCTGAATGTCATGCGTTCAAAACGCGTCATGTTCGGCTTTACGGATTCCAACCGTTCGGCCATCCTCACCCCGGAGCCGGAGGAGCTTCCGGAGGCCGCCGCGGACGGTTCCTTCGCCTCACCGCACAGCGCGGTAACCTACCTGCTCATGCCGGTCCGCCTGCCCGGTTAA
- a CDS encoding FecCD family ABC transporter permease, producing the protein MTHSPQNNFLQTITEDLTQQLTCQRRNRIARIVGSTGFFAVVAFACYLVLLGQGTVKMSPAEVLDVLRGGGTARQIAVVWDLRLPVALATMIVGAALGTAGAWTQTMARNPLASPDILGVTSGAAVLVVLGTVTVRPTWLEDLPMFWWRAGLAMVGAVAVLVVLTLLGGVGTSDKIVLIGFALSLMLQAVVSYLLLKAEILRAAETQTWLAGSTGFVRMNALIPLLVGLAPFIAIGLWCARDLPVLAHDDSSASSLGVNIKARRAALLIAATGVAAVVVSVVGPIGFIALIAPHLGRIVANTGTPSPMVSAAAGAALLGVCAVIAGFIPTSAPVGAVSSVIGGIALVGLVIKKMNKRGNNG; encoded by the coding sequence GTGACACACTCACCGCAGAACAATTTCCTGCAAACCATCACCGAGGATCTCACCCAGCAGCTCACCTGCCAGCGGCGCAACCGCATCGCACGCATCGTGGGCAGCACTGGGTTCTTCGCGGTCGTGGCTTTTGCCTGTTACCTCGTGCTCCTGGGACAAGGCACAGTGAAAATGTCCCCGGCGGAGGTACTCGACGTGCTCCGTGGTGGCGGTACCGCTCGCCAAATCGCCGTGGTGTGGGACCTGCGCTTGCCCGTGGCGCTAGCCACGATGATTGTCGGTGCGGCCTTAGGTACCGCCGGCGCATGGACGCAAACAATGGCCAGAAACCCCCTCGCCTCCCCAGACATCCTGGGTGTGACCTCCGGGGCGGCCGTGCTCGTGGTACTGGGCACTGTCACCGTCCGGCCCACGTGGCTGGAAGATTTGCCCATGTTCTGGTGGCGCGCCGGGCTAGCGATGGTCGGGGCCGTGGCGGTACTCGTCGTGCTCACCCTGCTGGGTGGCGTGGGTACCAGCGACAAGATTGTGCTCATCGGTTTCGCCCTGTCTCTCATGCTCCAAGCAGTCGTGAGCTACCTGCTGCTCAAAGCCGAAATCCTGCGGGCGGCCGAGACTCAGACTTGGCTAGCGGGCTCCACAGGGTTCGTACGTATGAATGCGTTGATTCCGTTGTTGGTCGGTCTGGCACCATTCATCGCCATCGGCTTGTGGTGCGCGAGGGATCTACCCGTCCTTGCGCACGATGACAGTTCGGCATCATCGCTAGGTGTGAATATAAAGGCACGGCGGGCAGCCCTGTTGATAGCGGCAACAGGCGTGGCGGCTGTGGTGGTCTCTGTGGTGGGGCCGATCGGTTTCATTGCGCTGATCGCGCCACACCTGGGAAGGATCGTGGCTAATACCGGAACGCCATCACCGATGGTGTCGGCCGCCGCCGGTGCGGCACTGCTGGGGGTGTGCGCGGTGATTGCGGGGTTCATACCAACGAGTGCTCCGGTCGGGGCGGTATCTTCCGTGATCGGTGGAATTGCACTGGTGGGATTGGTCATCAAGAAAATGAACAAGCGAGGCAACAATGGTTGA
- a CDS encoding restriction endonuclease, with protein sequence MPYAKPLDTGIDLLVRCSEDQFWTVVHCKSYEEKIYIQKELD encoded by the coding sequence TTGCCATATGCGAAGCCACTAGACACCGGCATTGACCTGCTGGTTCGCTGCAGCGAGGATCAGTTTTGGACAGTTGTCCACTGCAAGTCCTACGAGGAGAAAATCTACATCCAAAAAGAGCTCGACTGA
- a CDS encoding ABC transporter substrate-binding protein, protein MHFFSKHAKAITVFLTVASLALTGCARGDGENDSAESSPVSRVASLGLGDADTLLALGITPVAIAPWGAEGDGSESGVGPWSEDLLGDAKPEKIFNTASGFTVDILEKVTATNPTQIIAVNQAVDAQAKASLDKIASTTVKPEGYQDWQIPWDKQVETISQAVGKEEEGDRLIKETEEKFAQFKKDHPELQGKRAAIVMPYEGKIGLYTDGDGRGQFIRDLGFTNPKELQGDGSSFFVDYAPENYAKLNNVDYLFVLDYNGALNALKKDATFQKLDVVKDGRVRYLETDVGNAMSMPNPVTIPWVIDKFAEQLK, encoded by the coding sequence ATGCACTTCTTTTCCAAACATGCCAAGGCCATAACAGTGTTCCTTACTGTGGCGTCCCTTGCCCTGACGGGATGCGCTCGAGGCGATGGCGAGAACGATTCCGCCGAGAGCAGCCCGGTTTCGCGCGTGGCCAGCCTTGGCTTAGGGGATGCCGATACCCTTTTGGCGCTCGGTATCACGCCCGTTGCGATTGCCCCATGGGGTGCCGAAGGTGACGGCTCAGAATCTGGCGTGGGCCCGTGGTCGGAGGATCTGCTTGGGGATGCGAAACCGGAGAAAATCTTTAACACGGCCAGTGGCTTCACCGTCGACATCCTAGAAAAAGTCACCGCTACCAACCCCACCCAAATCATCGCGGTGAACCAAGCGGTGGACGCCCAGGCGAAGGCCTCCCTGGACAAGATCGCCAGCACCACAGTCAAACCCGAGGGCTATCAGGATTGGCAGATTCCGTGGGACAAGCAGGTTGAAACGATCTCCCAGGCCGTCGGCAAAGAGGAGGAGGGCGACAGGCTCATCAAGGAGACCGAGGAAAAGTTCGCCCAATTCAAGAAGGACCACCCAGAACTGCAGGGCAAGCGTGCGGCCATCGTGATGCCCTACGAGGGCAAGATTGGTCTGTACACCGACGGCGACGGCCGTGGCCAATTCATTAGGGATTTGGGCTTCACCAACCCGAAGGAGCTGCAGGGCGATGGCTCGTCGTTCTTCGTGGACTATGCTCCAGAAAACTACGCCAAGCTCAACAACGTGGACTACTTATTTGTACTGGATTACAACGGTGCCCTGAATGCACTCAAGAAGGATGCGACTTTCCAGAAACTGGATGTAGTTAAGGACGGCCGTGTGCGGTACTTAGAAACCGATGTGGGAAATGCGATGAGCATGCCTAACCCGGTAACCATTCCGTGGGTAATTGACAAGTTCGCAGAGCAACTGAAGTAG